The Carnobacterium sp. 17-4 genome has a window encoding:
- the wecB gene encoding non-hydrolyzing UDP-N-acetylglucosamine 2-epimerase encodes MRKIKVMTIFGTRPEAIKMAPLVKELNKQSDRFESIVAVTAQHREMLDQVLQTFGIKPNYDMNIMKENQTLSEITSSVLVGLDEILKKAKPDIILVHGDTTTTFAASISAYYNQIKVGHVEAGLRTGNKHSPFPEELNRQLTDVIADIYFAPTIESKLNLLKENHPKEKIYVTGNTAIDALEETIQKDYHHTVLENINPDSKVVLVTMHRRENQGKPMERVFQAIRQVVDEHQDVEIIYPVHLNPNVQNMAKKVLGQHPRIHLIAPLEVMDFHNLVAKSYMIMTDSGGVQEEAPSLGVPVLVLRNTTERPEGVEAGTLKLVGTQTESIIKEMTKILENESEYKKMATTNNPYGDGQASKRILSAISYEFGIDKQKPTEFSGNK; translated from the coding sequence ATGAGGAAAATAAAAGTAATGACAATATTTGGTACTAGGCCTGAAGCAATTAAAATGGCTCCATTAGTTAAAGAATTAAATAAGCAATCAGACAGGTTTGAATCTATCGTTGCGGTTACTGCTCAACATAGAGAAATGTTGGATCAAGTTTTACAGACATTTGGAATTAAACCAAATTATGATATGAATATCATGAAAGAAAATCAAACTTTATCAGAAATTACATCATCTGTATTGGTGGGTCTTGACGAAATTTTGAAGAAAGCCAAACCAGATATCATTCTAGTTCATGGAGATACGACAACTACGTTTGCTGCAAGTATATCTGCTTATTATAATCAAATCAAAGTTGGACACGTTGAAGCTGGGCTTAGGACAGGAAATAAACATTCACCGTTTCCTGAGGAGTTGAATCGTCAATTAACCGATGTAATCGCAGATATATATTTTGCACCTACAATAGAGAGTAAACTAAACTTGTTAAAAGAAAATCATCCGAAAGAAAAAATTTACGTTACAGGAAATACTGCAATTGATGCGCTTGAGGAAACTATACAAAAGGACTATCACCATACTGTTCTAGAAAATATAAATCCAGATAGTAAAGTTGTTTTAGTGACAATGCATCGCCGAGAAAACCAAGGAAAACCCATGGAACGGGTATTTCAAGCTATACGCCAAGTAGTGGATGAACATCAAGATGTTGAAATTATTTATCCCGTTCACTTAAATCCTAATGTTCAGAATATGGCTAAAAAGGTTTTAGGGCAACACCCTAGAATTCATCTAATTGCTCCACTTGAAGTTATGGATTTTCATAATTTAGTTGCTAAAAGCTATATGATCATGACGGATTCAGGTGGGGTTCAAGAAGAGGCGCCTTCTTTGGGAGTACCAGTATTAGTACTTAGAAATACAACTGAAAGACCTGAAGGCGTAGAAGCTGGGACACTTAAGTTGGTAGGTACTCAAACCGAAAGTATCATAAAAGAAATGACCAAAATACTAGAAAATGAATCTGAGTATAAAAAAATGGCCACAACTAACAATCCTTATGGAGATGGACAAGCAAGTAAAAGAATTTTATCTGCAATCTCATATGAATTCGGTATAGACAAACAAAAACCAACAGAATTCTCAGGGAATAAATAG